A DNA window from Aminipila luticellarii contains the following coding sequences:
- a CDS encoding 3-deoxy-manno-octulosonate cytidylyltransferase has translation MKIIGVIPARYSSTRFPGKPLADICGRPMIWWVYHQVKKTQNIDEVYVATDDERIAKVCSDYNLNYVMTLSKHKTSTERLYEVAQKIPANLYICINGDEPLITPNTIEQIIPSDVPDGSFYVSNLMTEIKYPAEVIDFTNIKVVTDEENSALFMSRSPIPYPKSSLDYVYYKHIGVLIYTLEALRFFSETPKGKNELIEDINELRFIEHGKRIKMIEVDADTLSVDTPKDLEVVRDIITKTMKLEEIVNE, from the coding sequence ATGAAAATAATAGGTGTAATTCCTGCTAGATATTCTTCAACAAGATTTCCAGGTAAACCGCTAGCAGATATTTGCGGAAGGCCAATGATTTGGTGGGTTTATCACCAAGTAAAGAAAACGCAAAATATTGATGAGGTCTATGTGGCAACTGATGATGAAAGGATTGCCAAAGTATGTAGCGATTATAATTTGAATTATGTCATGACATTATCAAAACACAAAACGAGTACGGAACGCTTATACGAAGTGGCGCAAAAAATCCCAGCAAACCTATACATATGCATTAATGGTGATGAACCCTTAATTACCCCCAACACTATAGAACAAATTATACCTTCTGATGTGCCCGATGGTAGTTTTTATGTAAGCAATTTAATGACAGAAATAAAGTATCCTGCGGAAGTTATTGACTTTACCAATATCAAGGTAGTAACTGATGAGGAGAACAGTGCACTTTTTATGTCGCGCAGTCCCATCCCTTATCCGAAATCCTCATTGGATTATGTTTATTATAAGCATATAGGTGTACTGATATATACGTTAGAAGCTCTTCGCTTTTTTTCAGAGACCCCAAAGGGTAAAAATGAATTGATAGAGGATATCAATGAACTGCGATTTATTGAACATGGGAAGAGAATAAAAATGATTGAGGTTGATGCAGATACCCTATCGGTAGACACTCCGAAAGATTTGGAGGTTGTGCGTGATATTATTACAAAAACAATGAAACTAGAGGAAATAGTTAATGAATAA
- a CDS encoding ABC transporter ATP-binding protein, whose product MESFLKIENVSISYKLGDFKDIGLKEWVMRHVTHNFHVEQFMAVDKISFELRQGDLLGIIGSNGAGKSTLLKAVAGIMEPSEGHITSSGNISALLELGSGFDGDLTVKENAYLRGAMLGYTRQFMNKTFEQIISFAELQDFTERPFKQLSTGMQSRLAFSIASLVQPEILILDEVLSVGDGAFQAKSAKKMMEIIDGGAITILVSHSLSQIRKLCNKVLWLDHGKQIAFGDVKGICDSYEEYTKGHATILAEYSTPV is encoded by the coding sequence ATGGAGAGCTTTTTAAAGATTGAAAATGTATCAATAAGTTATAAGTTAGGTGATTTTAAGGACATTGGACTTAAAGAATGGGTCATGCGCCATGTGACTCATAATTTTCATGTGGAACAATTTATGGCTGTAGATAAGATATCCTTTGAATTAAGGCAAGGTGATTTATTAGGTATTATTGGCTCTAATGGAGCTGGAAAGTCTACACTATTAAAAGCTGTGGCCGGAATCATGGAACCAAGCGAAGGGCATATAACTAGTAGTGGTAACATTTCGGCACTATTAGAATTAGGTTCAGGGTTTGACGGCGATCTTACAGTAAAGGAGAATGCATATTTAAGGGGTGCGATGCTAGGATATACACGCCAGTTTATGAATAAGACCTTTGAGCAAATTATATCTTTTGCCGAATTACAGGACTTTACAGAACGTCCATTTAAGCAGCTTTCTACAGGTATGCAATCTCGTTTGGCATTTTCAATTGCATCATTGGTTCAGCCAGAGATTTTGATTTTAGACGAAGTGTTATCAGTAGGAGACGGAGCATTTCAAGCTAAAAGTGCGAAAAAAATGATGGAAATTATAGATGGTGGTGCTATTACCATTTTAGTGTCTCACTCTTTATCTCAAATCCGTAAGTTGTGCAATAAGGTCCTTTGGTTAGATCATGGGAAACAAATTGCTTTTGGAGATGTAAAAGGAATATGTGATTCTTATGAGGAGTATACAAAAGGCCATGCAACAATCCTAGCTGAATATTCTACACCAGTCTAA
- a CDS encoding aldolase catalytic domain-containing protein — MNKIRILDCTLRDGGYINHWNFGRDTIQEIISNLTVSGIEIIECGFLRDVPYQEDVAVFSCVSQITPFIASKKEKALYVAMIALGDINPEKILPYDGTSIGGIRLTFHKHEWAEAKSTAAILKEKGYQVFVQPVGTTSYSDEELLGLIKEVNGLQPYAFYLVDTLGILYRHDLLRLFYLIDHNLDPQIKIGFHSHNNLQLSFANAQELLRLHSKRELILDASVYGMGRGVGNLATELLAEYINVNIEPRYHITPLLTIADQYLSSIFSEQRWGYALPYFLSAVEQCHPNYAAHLLKKETLTIESIFKILSLLPADKKDIYHPEMVDKLYLDLQNCEIDDETSIEYLKKSISGKTVLLLAPGITLDTHKGEIQTFVEREDPLIISTNFISREFESDILFVSNRKRLNAMQKEIALQPYIMATSNLLEELPSSVKFMNYSSYLGEGQAADNAGAMLIRILNKAGVVKIALAGFDGFDVDSTNNYYINSFKSVIERKTAEQKNEDITRQLRLALNGIPYQLVTPTRYGLQ, encoded by the coding sequence ATGAATAAAATAAGAATACTTGATTGTACATTGCGTGATGGGGGATATATCAATCATTGGAATTTTGGCAGAGATACCATTCAAGAAATAATATCTAATCTAACCGTATCTGGCATTGAGATTATAGAATGCGGGTTTTTACGAGATGTGCCTTATCAAGAGGACGTAGCTGTTTTTTCTTGTGTTTCTCAAATCACTCCATTCATAGCATCTAAAAAAGAAAAGGCATTATATGTGGCGATGATTGCACTAGGGGATATTAATCCAGAAAAAATCCTGCCATATGACGGTACTTCTATTGGTGGAATTCGTTTAACTTTTCATAAACATGAGTGGGCTGAGGCCAAAAGCACAGCCGCCATCCTAAAAGAAAAAGGCTATCAAGTATTTGTACAACCTGTTGGGACTACATCTTATTCTGATGAGGAATTGCTCGGATTAATTAAAGAAGTTAATGGGTTGCAACCGTATGCTTTCTATTTGGTAGATACATTGGGAATTCTCTATCGGCATGATTTGTTAAGATTATTTTATTTAATAGACCATAATTTAGATCCTCAAATCAAAATTGGATTCCATTCTCATAATAATTTACAGCTATCTTTTGCTAATGCTCAGGAACTGTTGCGGTTGCATTCAAAACGTGAGTTGATTCTGGACGCATCTGTTTACGGAATGGGGAGAGGCGTTGGGAATTTAGCTACAGAGCTGCTGGCAGAATATATTAATGTGAACATTGAACCACGGTATCATATTACGCCGCTGCTAACAATAGCGGATCAATATCTATCGAGCATTTTTTCTGAACAGCGTTGGGGATATGCATTGCCATATTTCCTGTCTGCGGTGGAGCAGTGCCATCCCAATTATGCAGCACATCTGTTGAAAAAAGAAACATTAACGATAGAGTCAATTTTTAAAATCCTGAGCCTGCTACCCGCTGATAAAAAAGATATCTATCACCCAGAGATGGTAGATAAGCTATATTTAGACTTGCAAAATTGTGAGATTGACGATGAGACAAGTATTGAATACTTAAAAAAGTCTATATCAGGTAAAACTGTTTTGCTCTTGGCGCCCGGCATTACGCTGGACACACATAAGGGGGAGATACAGACTTTTGTTGAGCGAGAAGATCCATTGATTATTTCGACCAATTTTATTTCCAGAGAATTTGAATCGGATATCCTTTTTGTCAGCAATAGAAAACGCCTGAATGCGATGCAGAAAGAAATTGCGCTGCAGCCTTATATCATGGCGACATCTAACTTGTTAGAAGAGCTTCCTAGTAGTGTGAAATTTATGAATTATTCTAGCTATTTAGGGGAAGGACAAGCTGCTGATAATGCAGGTGCAATGCTGATTCGTATTTTGAATAAGGCCGGAGTAGTGAAAATTGCACTGGCTGGTTTTGATGGCTTTGATGTGGATTCCACCAACAATTATTATATTAATTCTTTTAAAAGTGTGATTGAGCGTAAGACAGCAGAGCAAAAAAATGAAGATATCACACGGCAATTAAGACTAGCACTGAATGGGATTCCATATCAGCTAGTTACTCCAACGAGGTACGGCTTACAATGA
- a CDS encoding HAD hydrolase-like protein — translation MIRLAVFDMDGTLADTSPGILNSHRFAHAMMGRKEPTADDLNGVIGGPLLGTYQSQFRFPEKEARRAVEFYRHHYAEKGIYEAELYPGIKELLIKLKQDGLFLGVATLKSENFAKLMLQNMEIYSYFDIVCGMDEADTRTKSGLIRTCMDTMEVSVNETVLIGDSIHDLNGSEECGVSFIGVTYGFGFTGSETSTNMIFCKNPCEILNAIKKLNL, via the coding sequence ATGATTCGATTAGCGGTTTTTGATATGGACGGAACATTAGCAGACACTTCTCCTGGTATTTTGAACTCTCATCGTTTCGCACATGCAATGATGGGACGTAAAGAGCCAACTGCTGATGACTTGAATGGAGTAATTGGGGGACCACTTCTAGGAACTTATCAATCCCAATTCCGGTTTCCAGAAAAAGAGGCTAGAAGGGCAGTGGAATTTTACCGACACCATTATGCAGAAAAAGGTATCTATGAGGCTGAACTTTATCCAGGAATTAAAGAGCTTTTGATTAAGTTGAAGCAAGATGGATTGTTTTTGGGTGTTGCTACTTTGAAATCCGAGAACTTTGCAAAGTTGATGCTTCAAAACATGGAGATATATTCCTATTTCGATATAGTATGTGGAATGGATGAAGCAGATACGCGAACTAAGTCGGGATTAATTCGGACATGCATGGATACAATGGAAGTCTCTGTAAATGAAACAGTTTTAATTGGAGATAGTATCCATGACCTTAATGGTTCGGAGGAATGTGGTGTTTCTTTCATTGGCGTAACATATGGATTTGGATTTACGGGTTCTGAAACATCTACAAATATGATTTTTTGTAAGAATCCTTGTGAGATTTTAAACGCAATAAAAAAACTAAATCTATAG
- a CDS encoding undecaprenyl-phosphate glucose phosphotransferase, protein MIKENQKILNQFNIFTDGVVILLSMVLAYAVRFLVFQGEAGHITLKGYISLGVVVIPLYLLIYAGFGMYESFRRKDFSKELGLIIKGNLLGIIILLTCLFVFKKIDLSRWTLIIFLVLNILGTTLKRYIMRDILKNYRRKGYNIKHIILIGDGPLARDYLHTISKHKSLGFSIMGYIAAGRRFKELRYLGDFSNVYETIDLFNPDEVVVALEAEEFHLLPDIISGCEKSGTKLCVIPFYSKYMPAKPYMDEIDGIPLINMRRIPLDNLLNALAKRSMDILGSILLIAITSPVMLAASIGIKLSSPGPVIFKQERIGLNKKPFTMYKFRSMRVNPIERTGWTTLDDPRKTKFGSFIRKCSIDELPQFFNVLKGDMSLVGPRPELPFFVEQFKEKIPLYMVKHQVRPGITGWAQINGLRGDTSIEKRIQYDIYYIENWNILFDIRILFLTLFKGVVNGEKL, encoded by the coding sequence ATGATTAAAGAAAATCAAAAGATATTAAATCAGTTCAACATATTTACCGATGGAGTGGTTATTCTTCTGTCCATGGTGTTAGCATATGCCGTCCGTTTTCTGGTGTTTCAGGGAGAAGCCGGGCATATCACTTTAAAAGGATATATCAGCTTAGGCGTTGTGGTGATTCCGCTATACCTGTTAATATATGCAGGCTTCGGAATGTACGAATCCTTTCGGCGAAAGGACTTTTCCAAAGAACTGGGGCTGATTATAAAAGGAAACCTTCTGGGAATCATTATTCTGCTCACCTGTTTGTTCGTGTTCAAGAAAATCGATCTGTCCCGATGGACTCTGATCATTTTCCTCGTCCTGAACATATTGGGCACCACCTTGAAGCGTTATATCATGAGAGACATTTTAAAGAACTACCGGAGAAAAGGATATAATATAAAGCACATCATCCTGATCGGCGATGGTCCGCTGGCAAGAGATTATCTCCATACGATTTCCAAACATAAATCTCTGGGCTTTTCGATCATGGGCTATATAGCTGCCGGCAGGAGGTTCAAGGAGCTTCGATATTTAGGAGATTTCAGCAATGTATACGAAACCATTGATTTGTTCAACCCGGATGAGGTGGTCGTTGCATTGGAAGCGGAAGAATTTCACCTGCTTCCTGACATCATCAGCGGATGCGAAAAATCCGGAACCAAGCTGTGCGTGATTCCCTTTTATTCCAAATACATGCCTGCCAAGCCGTACATGGACGAAATTGATGGAATCCCCCTGATCAATATGAGGCGCATTCCCTTGGACAACCTGCTCAATGCTCTGGCGAAAAGATCGATGGATATCTTGGGTTCCATCCTTTTAATCGCAATTACGTCCCCGGTGATGCTGGCAGCGTCTATCGGCATTAAGCTGTCCTCGCCGGGGCCTGTGATTTTTAAACAGGAACGCATCGGCCTGAACAAAAAACCGTTCACCATGTATAAATTTCGCTCTATGCGGGTAAATCCAATAGAACGGACGGGTTGGACGACTTTGGATGATCCCAGAAAAACCAAGTTCGGCTCCTTTATACGGAAATGTTCCATCGATGAACTGCCGCAGTTCTTCAATGTACTGAAAGGAGACATGAGTCTGGTAGGTCCAAGGCCTGAACTACCTTTTTTTGTAGAACAGTTCAAAGAAAAGATTCCTTTATATATGGTCAAGCATCAAGTTCGTCCGGGCATTACCGGCTGGGCACAGATCAACGGACTGCGAGGGGATACGTCCATAGAAAAACGGATTCAGTACGATATTTATTACATAGAAAACTGGAACATTCTTTTTGATATACGCATACTATTCCTGACGCTGTTCAAAGGGGTAGTCAATGGGGAAAAATTATAG
- a CDS encoding nucleoid-associated protein, producing the protein MNDIIIDKAILHILDTSIEAPVLADRLMSFSPQADEFLKMHILRAMEDGDIKKGGFKGRRSHNEEPLPISEPESTEAGLAETETGSTAGEFDTEGLKSAISNLEPANFITVSQQLAQKIFDLAVANPDIPAADLLMCHFQYDNGIYFGVLKFNYKQSYIHHFAMIDNEKETGIIQQNATIANENQKLDEFAFIRLDDFSVLIKEKKYEINGAKEFYLSNRILHVTTDLSPKTKVKIVEKAAEKVIKEYYGEDPLKVSQLKTELKTCVDESSIVEIDRITNAVFDGNFSAQQRYKEEVAQKGISGRAFEVTSEIEKTVARKQKITTDTGIEISLPVNYLENQKNIEFIMNEDGTMSILIKSVNIR; encoded by the coding sequence ATGAACGACATTATTATAGATAAAGCAATTTTACACATATTAGATACAAGTATTGAAGCCCCGGTTCTTGCAGATCGGTTGATGTCTTTCTCTCCGCAGGCAGACGAATTTCTCAAAATGCATATCCTGAGAGCCATGGAGGACGGGGATATTAAAAAAGGAGGATTTAAAGGCAGAAGATCCCACAATGAAGAGCCTCTTCCTATATCGGAACCAGAATCGACAGAAGCTGGACTGGCAGAAACCGAAACCGGATCGACTGCTGGTGAATTTGATACAGAAGGACTGAAATCCGCTATCAGTAACTTAGAGCCAGCCAACTTTATCACCGTCTCCCAGCAACTAGCGCAAAAGATATTTGACCTTGCTGTTGCAAATCCGGATATTCCCGCGGCAGATTTACTGATGTGCCACTTTCAATATGATAACGGCATCTATTTCGGTGTGCTGAAATTTAACTACAAGCAATCCTACATACATCACTTTGCCATGATAGACAACGAAAAAGAAACCGGCATCATTCAGCAGAATGCTACCATTGCCAATGAAAATCAAAAATTAGATGAATTTGCATTTATTCGTCTGGATGATTTCAGCGTACTGATTAAAGAAAAGAAATATGAAATAAATGGAGCGAAAGAATTTTATCTCTCCAACCGAATTCTGCACGTCACCACAGACCTTTCCCCCAAAACGAAAGTTAAAATTGTAGAAAAGGCCGCTGAAAAAGTGATAAAAGAATATTACGGCGAAGATCCGTTGAAAGTTTCCCAGCTCAAAACAGAACTGAAAACTTGCGTAGATGAGAGCAGCATCGTGGAAATAGACCGAATAACCAACGCCGTTTTCGACGGGAACTTTTCCGCCCAGCAACGATACAAAGAGGAAGTCGCGCAGAAGGGCATTTCGGGGCGAGCCTTTGAAGTCACCTCAGAAATCGAGAAAACAGTTGCCAGAAAGCAGAAAATAACAACAGATACCGGAATCGAAATCAGCCTGCCCGTCAACTATCTGGAAAACCAGAAAAATATCGAATTCATCATGAATGAGGACGGGACCATGTCCATCTTAATTAAATCCGTGAACATTCGTTAG
- a CDS encoding O-antigen ligase family protein, with the protein MTKKLTYLPAVLAVLLALATAMMGSFDLMTQKWAAWIGLIAILVLTIMPRFKNTFKAYTAPLFIVVIGYVIWNGVSIFYADVPKAALFEFTKLVGAAAVFLAVLALTSPTKKGVKTIWFILSAVTAFFGILSIDAASNGPLASAFKAFMGLFTNSLEYWGVFENGIRITGIFGNANTFAGFMVLGVLLSLALVIHSESKKEKTGALVLLAVNALSYILLFSMGSLFMFFLACILMIAASQKGERLSLFILMAETAVITLIFTGVSLISLGTSPWIPLLALVLSSAVLWAADNFIRQPAADRLASHTKTGMITGIVLIVLLLGYTLAALNITGPLTLSQNETIMRASYLEAGSYKLSAAAHSGGTDSGSVPTVRIVAQNHTDLKVHSSTELFNGPLSDAAFTVPKDSEIVKLYFTGGTEGSTIEKVTYGPGDGATAGTETGSVKLDYKLLPAIIANRIQDLGANENSVQRMVFFEDGLKLFKQSPIIGHGLSGYEEGVASVQNFFYETRYVHNHYIQALCDLGIIGFALFISMLVLSVMSLIKMFRASRLAEYKNSNAFALPVMAACIFQMFGQAVTDLTWSAGPFLLIAFAIMALLIVVDSESFKRAASADLDGSSGLMGGTVGAQEAAAVSGGRPAFTGDKISRAGIIAVTLVMTILLSLNLYAHYKASTGNCTMDQIAGLTKIDKFESDDYKVTYIVTASTYGLQQNFDQANKYAKELTNNPDAILNYLLPYYFNTGQDELLFQTASIAVKEGKANPAMWNQLFHVFDEAIDMNREDPVPVILHLFKDKEYYIEGLIGYYKDLQKRNAAYLDDATLDARNITFIGKLLGIEPLGNKDLMQAIDVFSKTLFDSAYSVDANNDQIPDNISVLSGSTVWGQTATGEASSAKGKKAPLGSGFDGSMTAAAGTSMELQAYCVKGGEYTVRLAGMTGLDGSAAPRNLTAFVDGQPAAVQYDGEGAFVKVNLKGATAEDKAKNVEAVPASTEKIQINFPTGAQMGKVTLKK; encoded by the coding sequence ATGACTAAGAAATTAACGTATCTGCCTGCAGTGCTCGCGGTGCTTCTGGCGCTGGCCACTGCAATGATGGGGTCCTTTGACCTGATGACCCAAAAGTGGGCTGCATGGATCGGATTGATCGCCATCCTCGTTTTAACGATTATGCCAAGGTTTAAAAATACTTTTAAAGCCTACACGGCTCCTTTATTTATAGTTGTCATAGGGTATGTCATCTGGAATGGCGTTTCGATCTTTTATGCAGACGTTCCTAAAGCAGCTTTATTTGAATTTACCAAATTAGTAGGGGCTGCCGCAGTCTTTTTAGCGGTGCTTGCCCTTACCTCACCGACAAAAAAGGGGGTCAAGACCATTTGGTTCATTCTCTCTGCTGTAACCGCTTTCTTCGGAATCCTCTCTATCGATGCGGCTTCAAACGGCCCATTAGCCTCTGCTTTTAAGGCGTTCATGGGTCTGTTCACAAACAGCCTGGAATACTGGGGTGTTTTTGAAAATGGAATTCGTATTACCGGTATCTTTGGTAATGCCAACACCTTTGCAGGATTCATGGTTCTTGGCGTTCTTCTTTCTCTGGCACTTGTTATCCACAGTGAATCGAAAAAGGAAAAGACCGGAGCGTTAGTCCTTCTGGCTGTTAATGCCTTATCCTACATCTTGCTGTTCAGTATGGGTTCCCTGTTCATGTTCTTCCTTGCCTGCATCCTGATGATTGCCGCAAGCCAAAAGGGGGAACGGCTTTCCCTGTTCATATTGATGGCAGAAACTGCTGTGATTACGCTGATTTTCACCGGCGTTTCACTGATCAGTCTGGGAACCTCCCCGTGGATTCCTTTGCTTGCACTGGTGCTTTCCTCGGCAGTGCTCTGGGCTGCGGATAACTTTATCAGACAGCCTGCCGCCGATCGTTTGGCTTCTCATACAAAAACCGGTATGATAACAGGAATCGTTCTGATTGTTTTGTTGCTCGGCTACACACTGGCCGCTCTAAATATTACCGGACCTCTGACCCTGTCTCAAAATGAGACCATCATGCGTGCTTCCTATCTTGAAGCAGGATCATACAAATTGAGTGCGGCCGCTCACTCCGGCGGAACGGATTCCGGATCAGTTCCTACCGTCAGAATCGTTGCACAGAATCATACAGATCTTAAGGTACACTCTTCTACAGAGCTTTTTAACGGCCCTTTGAGCGACGCCGCATTTACTGTACCGAAGGATTCGGAAATTGTTAAACTATATTTTACAGGCGGCACGGAAGGAAGCACCATTGAAAAAGTGACCTACGGTCCCGGTGATGGAGCAACTGCAGGAACAGAAACCGGTTCTGTAAAGCTGGATTATAAGCTTCTGCCTGCCATAATAGCCAACCGTATTCAGGACCTTGGCGCCAATGAGAACTCCGTACAGCGTATGGTGTTCTTTGAAGACGGTTTAAAGCTGTTCAAGCAAAGCCCTATCATCGGCCATGGCTTAAGCGGTTATGAAGAAGGGGTCGCTTCCGTACAAAACTTCTTCTACGAGACCAGATATGTTCACAATCATTACATTCAGGCACTTTGCGATTTGGGTATCATCGGCTTTGCCCTGTTTATATCCATGCTCGTTCTGTCTGTAATGTCCCTTATAAAAATGTTTAGGGCCAGCAGACTTGCTGAATACAAAAACAGCAATGCGTTTGCCCTTCCTGTTATGGCTGCCTGTATTTTTCAAATGTTCGGACAGGCTGTCACAGACCTTACCTGGTCTGCAGGGCCGTTCCTTTTAATCGCTTTTGCTATCATGGCTCTGCTGATCGTAGTGGATTCTGAAAGCTTTAAAAGAGCTGCTTCCGCCGATTTGGACGGTTCATCCGGTCTTATGGGCGGTACAGTCGGTGCACAAGAGGCGGCCGCTGTTTCCGGCGGCAGACCGGCTTTTACCGGTGACAAGATTTCAAGAGCCGGCATCATTGCCGTAACGCTTGTTATGACCATCCTGCTGAGCCTGAACTTATACGCCCATTACAAGGCTTCTACCGGCAACTGCACCATGGATCAAATAGCCGGTCTTACCAAGATCGATAAATTTGAAAGTGATGATTACAAAGTAACCTATATCGTTACGGCCAGCACGTACGGTCTGCAGCAGAACTTTGATCAGGCAAATAAATATGCCAAAGAATTGACAAATAACCCAGACGCCATATTGAATTATCTTCTCCCTTATTATTTTAATACGGGACAGGATGAGCTGCTGTTTCAAACGGCTTCCATTGCCGTGAAGGAAGGCAAGGCTAATCCAGCTATGTGGAACCAATTGTTCCATGTCTTTGATGAAGCCATCGATATGAATCGGGAAGATCCTGTGCCGGTCATTCTGCACTTATTTAAGGACAAGGAATATTATATCGAAGGTCTGATCGGATATTATAAAGACCTGCAAAAAAGGAATGCCGCTTATCTGGACGATGCCACTCTGGATGCTAGAAATATCACGTTTATCGGCAAGCTTCTAGGCATAGAACCTCTGGGTAATAAGGACTTGATGCAGGCCATCGACGTATTTTCAAAGACCCTCTTCGACTCTGCTTATTCGGTGGACGCCAATAACGATCAGATACCGGACAACATTTCGGTTTTATCCGGCAGCACCGTATGGGGGCAGACTGCAACAGGCGAAGCTTCCTCAGCCAAAGGAAAGAAAGCGCCTCTCGGCAGTGGTTTTGACGGAAGTATGACAGCCGCTGCAGGTACTTCCATGGAGCTACAGGCTTATTGCGTAAAGGGCGGTGAATACACCGTAAGGCTGGCCGGTATGACCGGACTAGACGGTTCTGCTGCTCCAAGAAATCTTACTGCATTTGTAGACGGACAGCCGGCAGCCGTTCAATATGACGGGGAAGGTGCTTTTGTCAAAGTGAATTTAAAGGGTGCAACAGCAGAAGATAAGGCGAAGAACGTGGAAGCTGTGCCTGCCAGCACCGAGAAAATTCAAATAAACTTCCCGACAGGAGCTCAGATGGGGAAAGTGACACTGAAAAAATAA
- a CDS encoding DUF4236 domain-containing protein — MGINFRKSKALSKNVRITVSKNGPSLSIGKKGARISVNKDGVRGSVGIPGSGLSYSKQKSFPKGSKIKKAAGILAGAVMVVIIAYVFVGGN; from the coding sequence ATGGGAATTAATTTTAGAAAGAGCAAAGCATTATCGAAAAATGTACGGATTACAGTCAGTAAAAATGGGCCGAGCCTAAGTATTGGTAAAAAGGGTGCTAGAATATCTGTCAACAAGGATGGAGTGCGGGGGAGTGTCGGCATTCCGGGAAGCGGATTGTCCTATTCCAAGCAGAAGAGCTTTCCCAAAGGAAGTAAGATTAAGAAGGCGGCAGGTATTTTGGCAGGTGCGGTGATGGTCGTGATCATTGCATATGTTTTTGTAGGTGGAAATTAA
- a CDS encoding ABC transporter permease: MTNRKDGINLMFQKLKKHQFLFEELVKRDFTKKYKRTVLGMAWSILSPLLNLLIMWMVFNTFFGNNVNHYVIYLFAGQLVFSYFGDATSMGMNSLLGNSAIFTKINIPKYLFLFSQNISSLINFGLTLVIFFIFVAAEGLPFTWKFLLLFYPIVCLVIFNTGLGLILSAMQVFFRDMQYLWGILTQLIMWMSAIFYTIDNYSYTVQCAFLLNPVYLYIRYFRKIVIDSDIPTPQFHLLAAAYALIAFGVGCWMYKKYNHEFLYYV; this comes from the coding sequence ATGACGAATAGAAAGGATGGGATAAATTTAATGTTTCAAAAACTGAAAAAGCATCAATTTCTTTTTGAAGAGCTAGTTAAGAGGGATTTTACAAAGAAGTATAAACGCACAGTTTTGGGTATGGCGTGGAGTATTTTAAGTCCACTTTTAAACCTTTTAATTATGTGGATGGTTTTTAATACATTTTTTGGTAATAATGTTAATCACTATGTGATTTATCTGTTTGCAGGGCAACTAGTGTTTTCTTATTTTGGGGATGCTACTAGTATGGGGATGAACTCTTTACTGGGCAACTCTGCCATATTTACAAAAATAAATATACCAAAGTATTTATTTTTGTTTTCACAGAATATATCTTCACTTATTAACTTTGGGTTGACTCTTGTAATCTTCTTTATTTTTGTTGCTGCGGAGGGATTACCATTTACATGGAAGTTTCTGCTTCTATTTTACCCGATTGTTTGTCTAGTTATATTTAATACGGGATTAGGCTTAATTCTTTCAGCAATGCAGGTGTTTTTTCGAGACATGCAATATTTATGGGGAATATTAACTCAGCTTATTATGTGGATGTCAGCTATTTTTTATACAATTGATAATTATAGTTATACGGTTCAATGTGCATTTCTGCTTAATCCAGTATACTTATACATCCGATATTTTAGAAAAATAGTCATTGATTCTGACATACCTACTCCACAATTTCATTTGCTGGCTGCAGCTTATGCACTAATTGCTTTTGGCGTAGGATGCTGGATGTATAAAAAATACAATCATGAATTTCTTTATTATGTGTAA